A genomic stretch from Nocardia wallacei includes:
- a CDS encoding helix-turn-helix domain-containing protein — MGLVFDTLAGEIPLVRRVWSAHCEATTAFNSVVKSSTLISFARYGHLVEVHVHGPESAATRMPCPEGWEFFGVELQPGAYLPLYPPYRLADHRDAQVPTPSGDRVVLDNQEWEMPTEQNVDVFVGRLAHAGLLVFDPLIDAIRHGERPRAMSERTAQLRFRRAVGISHRKFASIEQARRAARFLTDGGSIADAVAVGGYYDQPHLTRAMRWATRHTPAELRARVSPLAF; from the coding sequence ATGGGTCTGGTCTTCGACACGCTCGCTGGCGAAATCCCCCTGGTGCGCCGGGTGTGGTCGGCGCACTGTGAGGCGACGACGGCTTTCAATTCCGTGGTCAAGAGCTCGACCCTGATCTCGTTTGCGCGCTACGGCCACCTGGTGGAGGTGCATGTACACGGCCCGGAGTCTGCGGCCACCCGGATGCCGTGCCCGGAGGGCTGGGAGTTCTTCGGTGTAGAACTGCAACCCGGTGCGTATCTGCCCCTCTATCCGCCCTATCGCCTGGCCGACCACCGGGACGCGCAGGTACCCACCCCTTCCGGCGACCGCGTCGTGTTGGATAACCAGGAATGGGAGATGCCCACCGAGCAGAACGTCGATGTCTTCGTCGGCAGGCTCGCGCATGCGGGTTTGCTGGTCTTCGATCCGCTCATCGACGCGATCCGGCACGGCGAACGACCACGAGCCATGTCGGAGCGGACGGCACAGCTCAGGTTCCGAAGGGCCGTCGGTATCTCCCACCGCAAGTTCGCCAGTATCGAGCAGGCACGACGTGCTGCGCGGTTTCTCACGGACGGAGGATCGATCGCGGACGCGGTCGCCGTCGGCGGCTACTACGACCAGCCGCATCTCACCCGGGCGATGCGCTGGGCGACCCGCCACACCCCGGCCGAGCTGCGAGCCCGCGTCTCGCCGCTGGCGTTCTGA
- a CDS encoding tyrosine-type recombinase/integrase, whose translation MVKSLGHLPLTMVTTGVVDRAVTKWIKAGCSESTIKNTLAALARVLDQAVRDEILDRNRVNVTGWQRQLVKTEDEIDDPRALALPDWDALQQLSKGLVAASAGTYQGWGDAVEFAACTASRIGEVSGCRIRDIDTDTWIWTLRRQTTPGPGGMQDKRTKGKRARSVPLIEEIRPLILRRISYARERVASDPSLRDASAEERREALLDARLFVGPRGGRIATGVLRDATHWDEVVTKLGYEHLRRHDLRHTGLTWFADAGVPLHRLQAIAGHTDPRITQRYLHPNIKSLQGDGQRVSRFLTNGPEGPEYPPDTPSGPRLAPRLRIVRQ comes from the coding sequence GTGGTGAAGTCCCTGGGTCACTTGCCGCTCACGATGGTGACGACAGGTGTTGTGGACCGGGCCGTCACGAAATGGATCAAGGCCGGGTGCAGCGAATCGACCATCAAGAACACGCTCGCAGCGTTGGCACGGGTCCTCGACCAGGCGGTACGAGACGAAATTCTCGACCGGAACCGGGTCAACGTCACCGGCTGGCAACGGCAGCTCGTGAAGACCGAGGATGAGATCGATGACCCGCGTGCCCTCGCGTTGCCGGACTGGGACGCGCTACAGCAGCTGTCGAAGGGGCTCGTGGCAGCATCGGCCGGCACTTATCAGGGCTGGGGTGATGCGGTCGAGTTCGCGGCGTGCACCGCCAGCCGGATCGGCGAGGTATCGGGTTGCCGTATTCGTGACATCGACACGGATACGTGGATCTGGACCCTGCGGCGCCAGACCACGCCAGGCCCTGGCGGGATGCAGGACAAGCGGACGAAAGGCAAACGGGCACGGTCAGTTCCGCTGATCGAGGAGATACGACCGTTGATCCTCCGGCGGATCAGCTACGCCCGCGAGCGGGTGGCCTCGGACCCGTCGCTGCGGGACGCGAGTGCGGAGGAGCGCCGCGAGGCCCTGTTGGACGCGCGGCTGTTCGTTGGTCCGCGCGGCGGTCGGATTGCCACCGGCGTACTCCGGGACGCGACCCATTGGGATGAGGTCGTAACGAAGCTCGGCTACGAGCATCTTCGACGTCACGACCTGCGGCACACCGGACTCACCTGGTTCGCCGACGCCGGAGTACCACTGCACCGGCTCCAAGCAATCGCGGGGCACACCGATCCGCGAATCACGCAGCGGTACTTGCATCCCAACATCAAATCTCTTCAGGGCGACGGGCAGCGGGTGTCGCGATTCCTCACGAACGGGCCCGAAGGACCGGAGTACCCGCCGGATACGCCGAGTGGCCCCAGATTGGCCCCAAGGCTCCGGATAGTCCGGCAATGA
- a CDS encoding YoaK family protein: MPAMSLFTAPHRVLVLGYGSLLATVAGFVNAVAILTLAIPVGNVTATTTQLGMDAANPWMFETSLLVAIIVGFLLGAAAAGAILAPAKTHAGARHSAVMTCEALLLVLAFAWSGDLLSVFLAALACGMQNGTTSSLRTMQIRTTHFTGTVTDLGLLIGRARHHRIDRWKATVLAATVVTFITGGAAGTLAASRIGEAALLLPATICLGIALASLAYDRQRQSLTPPSTPEPQTDRDEQELVRTGVS; this comes from the coding sequence ATGCCTGCCATGAGCCTCTTCACCGCACCGCACCGTGTGCTCGTACTCGGTTACGGATCACTGCTCGCGACCGTCGCGGGCTTCGTCAACGCCGTCGCCATCCTGACCTTGGCCATTCCGGTCGGCAACGTCACGGCCACCACCACGCAACTGGGGATGGACGCCGCCAACCCGTGGATGTTCGAAACCAGCCTGCTCGTCGCGATCATCGTCGGATTCCTGCTCGGCGCGGCAGCGGCCGGCGCGATCCTGGCGCCCGCGAAAACCCATGCCGGAGCCCGGCACAGCGCCGTCATGACCTGCGAGGCGTTACTGCTGGTGCTGGCCTTCGCCTGGTCGGGAGACCTGCTGTCGGTGTTCCTCGCCGCGCTGGCCTGCGGCATGCAGAACGGCACCACCTCCAGCCTGCGCACGATGCAGATCCGCACCACCCACTTCACCGGCACCGTCACCGACCTCGGCCTGCTCATCGGACGCGCACGCCACCACCGCATCGACCGCTGGAAAGCCACCGTCCTGGCCGCGACCGTCGTCACCTTCATCACCGGCGGCGCCGCGGGCACCCTCGCCGCCTCCCGGATCGGCGAAGCCGCACTCCTGCTGCCCGCCACCATCTGTCTCGGCATCGCCCTCGCCAGCCTCGCCTACGACCGCCAACGCCAATCCCTCACACCACCGAGCACACCCGAACCACAAACCGACCGCGACGAACAGGAACTGGTACGGACGGGAGTCTCGTAA
- a CDS encoding GntR family transcriptional regulator, which produces MSPSLDRPAPPYVQIAEHFRTKIKNGELPEGAKLPSVAEVSQGWQVASATAAKALNVLRADGYVRSTNQGTFVSIAHKQTTGPDRLAMFRATGNGYRSGESVEVTSAEVVTAPADVAEALGVPEGSPVVRRRRVYRDDLGVVTVSTSWLPGELGDAAPELLSTEPLPKMTFGLIEDRTGRRAVSRRDVISIRPAPSDVAEILGVDPESERLTMTNLYWDQNGDPTEFAVDYLGPGRELSAEQRFD; this is translated from the coding sequence ATGTCGCCGAGCCTGGACCGGCCCGCGCCGCCATATGTACAGATCGCCGAGCACTTTCGAACCAAGATCAAGAACGGCGAGCTTCCCGAAGGAGCCAAACTGCCGTCGGTTGCGGAGGTCTCGCAAGGATGGCAGGTAGCGTCCGCAACGGCCGCAAAAGCGTTGAACGTCCTGCGCGCAGACGGATACGTGCGAAGCACCAACCAGGGAACGTTCGTTTCCATCGCGCACAAACAGACCACGGGCCCTGACCGACTGGCCATGTTCCGGGCCACCGGCAACGGGTACCGGTCGGGTGAGTCGGTCGAAGTGACAAGCGCGGAGGTCGTGACCGCGCCTGCCGACGTCGCTGAAGCCCTCGGAGTGCCGGAGGGATCGCCGGTTGTCCGTCGCCGACGTGTCTACCGCGACGATCTGGGAGTCGTCACAGTGTCGACGTCCTGGTTGCCGGGCGAGTTGGGTGACGCCGCGCCAGAACTCCTATCGACCGAGCCGCTCCCCAAGATGACGTTCGGGTTGATTGAGGATCGAACTGGCCGCCGCGCCGTTAGCCGTCGCGATGTCATCTCGATTCGGCCGGCGCCCTCCGATGTCGCTGAGATCCTCGGAGTTGATCCCGAATCGGAGCGCTTGACCATGACGAATCTCTACTGGGACCAGAACGGAGACCCGACAGAGTTCGCTGTCGACTACCTGGGGCCGGGCCGCGAACTGAGCGCTGAGCAGCGATTCGACTGA
- a CDS encoding AraC family transcriptional regulator produces MRVRGGGTTPERDRPRRVEALPHPGLRGLLVRRYHGYPCTGSPHERGSMPAGTAVRLVVKLADSPHRPPEFVLGPRDRCFPVEGPCAPSYLAFSLHPLAACAVLDTPGIYLRDCLLDLSDLTGRRFRDTVDRIRESRCWQDRFGLLDTFLLERADEGRRPPREVERAWSLLTVSGGAMTIGPIADEVGWSHKHLIARFTHHVGLTPKTAARLIRFDRLRQRLLRSPRPRLADLAATYGYADQPHLTREFREFAGETPLQYHRREIAADRS; encoded by the coding sequence ATGCGTGTACGTGGTGGCGGTACGACGCCGGAGCGCGACCGACCGCGGCGTGTCGAGGCGTTGCCGCACCCGGGGCTGCGGGGGTTGCTGGTGCGGCGCTATCACGGCTACCCGTGTACCGGCTCTCCGCACGAGCGGGGAAGTATGCCCGCCGGTACCGCGGTGCGGCTGGTGGTGAAGCTGGCCGATTCCCCGCATCGGCCGCCCGAGTTCGTCCTCGGTCCCCGCGACCGGTGTTTCCCGGTCGAAGGGCCTTGCGCGCCTTCGTATCTCGCGTTCTCGCTGCATCCCCTCGCCGCATGCGCCGTGCTGGATACTCCTGGAATCTACTTGCGGGATTGCCTGCTCGATCTGTCCGACCTCACCGGCCGTCGGTTCCGCGACACCGTCGACCGGATCCGGGAAAGCCGGTGCTGGCAGGATAGATTCGGGCTGCTGGACACCTTTCTGCTCGAGCGAGCCGACGAGGGTCGGCGGCCGCCTCGGGAGGTTGAGCGGGCCTGGTCGCTGCTGACTGTAAGCGGTGGGGCGATGACGATCGGCCCTATCGCCGACGAGGTGGGATGGAGCCACAAACACCTGATCGCGAGATTCACCCATCACGTCGGGCTGACACCGAAAACGGCGGCCCGGCTGATTCGGTTCGACCGATTGCGGCAGCGCCTGCTGAGGTCCCCGCGACCACGGCTGGCCGACCTCGCCGCCACCTACGGATACGCCGACCAACCGCATCTCACCCGGGAGTTCCGCGAATTCGCCGGTGAAACGCCGCTGCAGTACCACCGCCGCGAGATCGCCGCCGATCGGTCGTGA
- a CDS encoding carbonic anhydrase, with protein sequence MPSLTPEAAWKSLRDGNDRFVSGALQHPGQGAADRAKLVAGQQPSAILFGCGDSRVAAEIIFDQGLGDMFVVRTAGHVIDSSVLGSIEYGIAVLNVPLIVVLGHDSCGAVRATIDALDGGAVPGGFIRSVVERVTPSVLLGRRDGLTGVDEIEARHVVETSRLLAQRSTIISERVAAGECAIAGVTYKLADGRAQLRGVLGDIGENTAPIAL encoded by the coding sequence ATGCCTTCTCTTACTCCTGAAGCGGCCTGGAAATCTCTGCGTGACGGCAACGACAGGTTCGTCTCCGGCGCCCTGCAGCATCCCGGACAAGGCGCCGCGGATCGTGCGAAACTGGTTGCCGGGCAACAACCCTCGGCGATCCTGTTCGGGTGCGGCGACTCGCGGGTGGCCGCCGAAATCATCTTCGACCAGGGTCTGGGCGACATGTTCGTGGTCCGCACCGCCGGTCATGTGATCGACTCCTCGGTGCTGGGCTCGATCGAATACGGCATCGCGGTGTTGAACGTGCCGCTGATCGTGGTGCTCGGCCACGACAGCTGCGGCGCGGTCCGCGCGACCATCGATGCTCTCGACGGCGGCGCGGTGCCCGGCGGGTTCATTCGCAGCGTCGTGGAACGAGTCACCCCGTCGGTGCTGCTCGGCCGACGCGACGGCCTGACCGGTGTCGACGAGATCGAAGCCCGCCATGTCGTGGAAACCAGCCGCCTGCTCGCCCAGCGCTCCACCATCATCTCCGAGCGAGTCGCCGCCGGAGAATGCGCGATCGCCGGGGTCACCTACAAGCTCGCCGACGGCCGCGCTCAGCTGCGCGGAGTTCTCGGCGACATCGGTGAGAACACCGCACCCATCGCACTCTGA
- a CDS encoding PaaI family thioesterase produces the protein MTNERVLMVGRGRPGEFWAGVRGEAPMPPAARTLGLEFVDIDPEEGTIELAFSATEAFTNPMGQVLGAFLAAMLYDTVGPVLLATLGPEEFQSTLDLNVRFLRPVRPGRIAGRGRVVHREGDIAQLEASLADSGGAVLATATATARVIRFGEITV, from the coding sequence ATGACGAATGAACGAGTGCTGATGGTCGGTCGAGGCCGACCGGGTGAGTTCTGGGCAGGCGTCCGCGGTGAGGCGCCGATGCCTCCGGCGGCGCGCACCCTCGGGTTGGAGTTCGTCGATATCGATCCCGAGGAGGGCACGATCGAGCTCGCCTTCTCCGCGACCGAGGCCTTCACCAATCCGATGGGGCAGGTGCTCGGCGCGTTTCTGGCGGCGATGCTCTACGACACTGTCGGTCCCGTTCTGCTGGCTACGCTGGGCCCGGAAGAATTCCAGTCGACGCTCGATTTGAATGTGCGTTTCCTGCGGCCGGTGCGCCCGGGACGGATCGCCGGCCGCGGGCGCGTGGTCCACCGCGAGGGCGACATCGCCCAACTGGAGGCGTCCCTCGCCGACTCCGGCGGCGCGGTTCTCGCCACGGCCACCGCCACCGCACGGGTGATCCGGTTCGGCGAGATCACCGTCTGA
- a CDS encoding GtrA family protein, which yields MAILDSVAPTFWTVRHPMPGAEWLDRVRRYLGSAHTLAQLTRFALVGGFSNIAYVLLFVAMTQSGPLVANIIGSIVSTMIANELHRQLTFRAAGRVGWFTAQWEGGGLALLGLLISTAALAGLEFWAPGIGEITQAAAVVGVMAVVGGLRFLALRGFVFRNACRETSPTCPAPAPKDRLHPHYSVLLPTGSRRRCSPRAPEPTQSQQLRQDLTCGPRQQLRLGDATHVPPGRRNGDRPRARGRRSRRPTTRQHQGHRPDPLHRRT from the coding sequence ATGGCGATTCTCGACAGCGTCGCCCCGACGTTCTGGACCGTCCGTCACCCGATGCCGGGCGCGGAATGGCTCGACCGCGTGCGACGGTACCTGGGCAGTGCACACACTTTGGCCCAGTTGACCCGTTTCGCCCTGGTCGGCGGCTTCAGCAACATCGCCTATGTCCTGCTGTTCGTTGCCATGACGCAGAGTGGTCCACTGGTCGCCAATATCATCGGATCGATAGTGAGCACGATGATCGCGAACGAATTGCACCGGCAGCTCACCTTCCGTGCGGCGGGGCGGGTCGGCTGGTTCACCGCACAGTGGGAAGGCGGCGGGTTGGCGCTGCTCGGCCTGCTGATCAGCACGGCGGCACTGGCCGGTCTCGAGTTCTGGGCGCCCGGCATCGGCGAGATCACGCAGGCGGCGGCGGTCGTCGGTGTCATGGCGGTGGTTGGCGGTCTGCGCTTCCTTGCACTGCGCGGCTTCGTCTTCCGGAACGCATGCCGAGAGACGTCTCCAACCTGCCCAGCCCCCGCCCCGAAGGACCGTTTGCACCCTCACTATTCGGTGCTACTGCCCACCGGTAGCCGACGACGCTGTTCCCCTCGCGCACCGGAACCCACGCAATCCCAACAACTTCGGCAGGATCTGACGTGCGGCCCGCGGCAACAACTTCGCCTGGGTGACGCCACGCACGTTCCGCCGGGGCGCCGGAACGGCGATCGACCACGCGCACGAGGACGCCGGTCGCGCCGGCCGACAACTCGGCAACACCAAGGACATCGCCCGGATCCATTACATCGACGCACCTGA
- a CDS encoding acyl-CoA carboxylase epsilon subunit translates to MTVADYGGVRHGAGEAERAAPAAIRILGGRPDAEEVAALVCALAAVRASVAAPRCPVGVRDGWGEPWQGHQVLPPTSSEALGRARYVS, encoded by the coding sequence ATGACGGTGGCGGACTACGGCGGCGTGCGGCACGGTGCGGGCGAGGCCGAACGGGCGGCACCGGCGGCGATCCGGATCCTCGGGGGGCGGCCCGACGCCGAGGAGGTCGCGGCGCTCGTGTGCGCGCTGGCGGCGGTCCGCGCGTCGGTCGCCGCCCCGCGTTGTCCGGTCGGTGTGCGCGACGGGTGGGGTGAGCCGTGGCAGGGACACCAGGTACTGCCACCGACCTCGTCCGAGGCACTCGGCCGCGCCCGCTACGTGTCCTGA
- a CDS encoding YoaK family protein produces MPAMSFITPHRALVLGYGSLLATVAGFVNAVAILTLAIPVANVTGTTTQLGMDAASPWMFETSLLVTIIMGFLLGAAAAGAVLAPASSHAGGRHSAVMTGEALLLVAAFVWSGDLLSVFLAALACGLQNGTTSSLRTMQIRTTHFTGTVTDLGLLIGRSRRHKFDTWRATVLSATVVTFIAGGVAGTIVGSRAGEAALLLPAAVCVMIGVAGLAYDRRRQLLAPPSEPVAALPAYRDEPELRRAS; encoded by the coding sequence ATGCCTGCCATGAGCTTCATCACGCCGCACCGTGCGCTGGTGCTCGGTTACGGATCACTGCTCGCGACCGTGGCGGGCTTCGTCAATGCCGTCGCCATCCTGACCTTGGCGATCCCGGTCGCCAACGTGACCGGCACGACCACCCAGCTGGGGATGGACGCCGCCAGCCCATGGATGTTCGAAACCAGCTTGCTGGTCACGATCATCATGGGATTCCTGCTGGGAGCGGCGGCGGCCGGCGCGGTTCTGGCACCGGCGAGCAGCCATGCCGGGGGCCGGCACAGTGCCGTCATGACCGGCGAGGCGTTGCTGCTCGTGGCGGCCTTCGTCTGGTCGGGGGACCTGCTGTCGGTCTTCCTGGCCGCGCTGGCATGCGGCCTGCAGAACGGGACGACCTCGAGCTTGCGGACGATGCAGATCCGTACCACCCACTTCACCGGTACCGTCACCGACCTCGGCCTGCTCATCGGACGATCCCGCCGCCACAAGTTCGACACCTGGCGGGCGACGGTGCTGTCGGCCACCGTCGTCACATTCATCGCCGGAGGCGTCGCGGGCACCATCGTGGGCAGCCGGGCCGGTGAGGCGGCGCTGCTGCTGCCCGCCGCGGTCTGCGTCATGATCGGAGTTGCCGGACTCGCCTACGACCGCCGAAGACAGCTCCTCGCACCCCCGAGCGAACCCGTAGCGGCGCTACCCGCATACCGCGACGAACCGGAGCTTCGCCGAGCCTCGTAA
- a CDS encoding dihydrofolate reductase family protein has protein sequence MRKLIEFDHVSIDGRFSGDDWWAAQMNVAPNDNHFAYQLGLLESAVGLVLGRLTYESFAETWPTMTGDLADKVNSLPKYVASTTLTETTWNAEVLTGDAVEAVAKLKESGEGTLVKYGNGPFSRALAEAGLLDELHVGVSPFVAGSGESLLSGIGTTAMDLARVTELGNGVVVLAYTPNR, from the coding sequence ATGAGAAAACTGATCGAATTCGACCACGTCTCTATCGATGGGCGATTCTCCGGTGACGACTGGTGGGCCGCGCAGATGAACGTCGCCCCCAACGACAACCATTTCGCGTATCAGCTCGGGCTGCTGGAGTCGGCGGTCGGGCTGGTGCTCGGACGGCTGACCTACGAATCCTTCGCCGAGACCTGGCCGACGATGACCGGCGACCTCGCCGACAAGGTGAATTCGCTGCCGAAGTACGTCGCCTCCACCACGCTGACCGAGACCACCTGGAACGCCGAGGTACTTACCGGCGACGCGGTGGAGGCCGTGGCGAAGCTCAAGGAGTCCGGCGAAGGCACCCTGGTGAAGTACGGCAACGGCCCGTTCAGTCGCGCGCTCGCCGAGGCGGGGTTGCTCGATGAGTTGCATGTGGGTGTCTCTCCGTTCGTCGCCGGGTCCGGTGAATCGCTGCTGTCGGGCATCGGCACCACCGCCATGGACCTGGCCCGGGTGACCGAACTCGGCAACGGCGTGGTGGTACTGGCCTACACACCGAACCGATAA
- a CDS encoding helix-turn-helix transcriptional regulator has protein sequence MDTDRTRLLATDWYTTEEIAVVLKVDPSSLRRWRTASPPQGPPFVTLSDRTTRYSGADVLEYLDSKRVDPRVA, from the coding sequence ATGGACACCGACCGTACTCGGTTGCTTGCCACCGACTGGTACACGACGGAGGAGATCGCGGTCGTGCTGAAGGTCGACCCATCGAGTCTTCGGCGCTGGCGTACGGCTAGCCCGCCGCAGGGGCCGCCGTTCGTGACGCTTTCCGATCGGACTACTCGCTACAGCGGTGCTGACGTCCTGGAGTACCTGGACAGCAAGCGCGTCGACCCGAGGGTTGCGTGA
- a CDS encoding helix-turn-helix transcriptional regulator, which yields MLYGREREQEVFTGLLYRARTGHGAAVDLTGEPGIGKTALMDEFAAAASGASVLRATSVETEAEFGYATLHQLLLPVLNRIDRLPTPQSDALQIVFGLAAGPAPERFAVGLATLSLLSDLASDEAVVCLVDDVHWTDHLSAGVLEFVGRRLDTEPIVLVLASRTGERSAVTFSDAVDMPLGALDRAAATRLLVERRGVRLSPAQQEVALDATAGNPLAIIELPSDAIRAGVSPAAPVPMAHTLRAAFLARVRRHSRPVQRLLLLIAAAGQVRRGILELAAAEFEAAPVAELARLGELVRSETELIAFRHPLIRSAVYYDSTASDRRDAHRVLAGAMQSAAMDVERSAWHLGQAVDGPDDVVAGQLDRAAGRVEVSVATSAALLARAGELSTPGPRRSRRYLRSATGWWNSGDFDRAMLMLELMDREGRPEESLRRDAVWLRASMELQTGMPGDAVAMLRSLLPTMAEAEPLQAVSLLMLFGEAGFHANLPVEWGHVGSIAEKLPISGERAADTLVLLLRGACRARTGRPHGLTSREKDLAELLTDPVMLNWASGLLWAMGDRERGRRLNRVAVQRARDTGAVGLLVWALQRGVIDDIARGRFRAAEAAASEGHRLADEIGQRNVSCWHRSSLAVLAASRGQEREARDLAGEVLAEAIPRRLAIVVAAAKRALGLLDLTAGHANSALNHFRPAYDSVQPEMLSMYTPDWVEAAVRAHRPDLAVDALEPFRRSAAGAPERSAVAARCEALLAGPEDAEAAFRRALALHRSDEQPMETARTQLLFGEYLRRHRRRAEARRPLQSALETFEALGAAGWADRARAELRAAGKAVAPSVKSPGAGSLTSQEVRIVHAVAEGSTNREIADQLFLSTRTIDYHLSKIFKKLGVRTRSELIRATLSRPDIS from the coding sequence ATGTTGTATGGTCGCGAAAGAGAACAGGAGGTATTTACCGGCCTGTTGTATCGTGCGCGCACCGGACATGGCGCTGCGGTCGATCTGACCGGGGAACCGGGCATCGGCAAGACCGCACTCATGGACGAATTCGCGGCGGCGGCATCGGGTGCCTCGGTGCTGCGTGCGACGAGTGTGGAAACCGAGGCCGAATTCGGCTACGCGACGTTGCATCAACTGCTGTTGCCGGTGCTGAACCGCATCGATCGGTTACCGACTCCGCAATCCGATGCACTGCAGATTGTGTTCGGACTCGCCGCGGGCCCGGCTCCCGAGCGATTTGCGGTCGGTCTCGCGACGCTGTCGCTGTTGTCGGATCTGGCCTCCGACGAAGCGGTGGTGTGCTTGGTGGACGATGTGCACTGGACCGACCACCTTTCGGCGGGTGTTCTGGAGTTCGTCGGCAGGCGGCTGGACACGGAGCCGATCGTGTTGGTGCTGGCATCGAGAACGGGCGAACGATCGGCCGTCACCTTCTCCGACGCCGTGGACATGCCATTGGGCGCACTGGATCGTGCGGCCGCGACCCGTCTGCTGGTGGAGCGACGCGGAGTGCGCCTGTCGCCGGCCCAGCAGGAAGTTGCGCTGGATGCGACGGCCGGCAATCCGTTGGCGATTATCGAGTTGCCGAGCGATGCCATCCGTGCGGGGGTATCGCCAGCGGCGCCGGTGCCCATGGCGCACACATTGCGTGCGGCTTTCCTCGCACGGGTGCGTCGGCATTCTCGGCCCGTTCAGCGGCTGCTGTTGCTGATCGCGGCAGCCGGTCAGGTGCGGCGCGGCATACTGGAACTGGCAGCCGCCGAGTTCGAGGCGGCGCCGGTGGCGGAGCTGGCTCGACTGGGTGAACTCGTCCGGTCCGAGACGGAGCTGATCGCCTTTCGTCATCCTCTGATCCGCTCGGCCGTCTACTACGATTCCACCGCGTCGGACCGTCGGGATGCGCATCGCGTGCTGGCTGGGGCGATGCAGTCGGCAGCGATGGACGTCGAACGCTCCGCGTGGCACCTCGGACAGGCGGTCGATGGTCCGGACGACGTGGTCGCCGGACAACTCGACCGGGCCGCCGGTCGCGTCGAGGTCAGTGTGGCTACCTCGGCCGCGCTACTCGCCCGCGCCGGAGAGCTGAGCACGCCTGGGCCGCGTCGTTCCCGGCGGTATCTCCGTTCGGCGACCGGGTGGTGGAACAGCGGGGATTTCGACCGCGCGATGCTGATGCTCGAGCTGATGGACCGGGAAGGGCGGCCTGAGGAGTCATTACGCCGGGACGCCGTGTGGCTGCGGGCTTCGATGGAATTGCAGACCGGCATGCCGGGAGACGCGGTCGCGATGTTGCGCTCGCTGTTGCCGACGATGGCGGAAGCTGAACCACTGCAAGCGGTTTCGTTGCTGATGCTGTTCGGCGAAGCCGGTTTTCACGCGAACCTGCCCGTCGAATGGGGCCACGTCGGAAGCATCGCCGAGAAATTGCCGATATCCGGCGAGCGGGCTGCCGACACACTGGTGCTGCTGTTGCGAGGAGCATGTCGGGCGCGAACCGGGAGACCGCACGGATTGACATCGCGCGAAAAGGATCTCGCTGAGCTGCTCACCGATCCGGTGATGTTGAACTGGGCAAGTGGACTGCTGTGGGCGATGGGTGACCGCGAGCGGGGTCGGCGATTGAATCGGGTGGCCGTCCAGCGTGCCCGGGACACCGGCGCAGTCGGGCTGTTGGTCTGGGCCTTGCAACGCGGCGTGATCGATGACATCGCGCGCGGGCGATTCCGGGCCGCGGAGGCTGCCGCGAGCGAGGGCCATCGCCTTGCCGACGAGATCGGCCAACGCAACGTCAGCTGCTGGCACCGCAGCTCGTTGGCCGTACTCGCGGCCTCGAGGGGACAGGAGCGGGAGGCACGTGATTTGGCCGGCGAGGTCTTGGCCGAGGCGATCCCGCGCCGGCTCGCGATTGTCGTCGCCGCGGCCAAGCGGGCGCTCGGACTGCTGGACTTGACGGCCGGCCACGCGAATTCGGCGTTGAACCATTTCCGACCGGCATACGACTCCGTTCAGCCGGAGATGCTGTCGATGTATACGCCCGATTGGGTCGAGGCGGCAGTTCGAGCGCACAGACCCGATCTGGCTGTCGACGCTTTGGAGCCATTTCGCCGGTCCGCGGCAGGCGCGCCCGAACGCAGCGCAGTAGCGGCGCGATGCGAGGCGCTGCTGGCTGGACCCGAGGACGCCGAGGCCGCGTTCCGGCGCGCGCTCGCGTTGCACCGAAGCGATGAGCAGCCGATGGAAACCGCTCGGACCCAGCTGCTGTTCGGCGAGTACCTGCGCCGGCACCGGCGCAGGGCAGAGGCCCGTCGGCCACTACAGTCCGCACTCGAGACGTTTGAGGCACTCGGCGCTGCCGGTTGGGCCGACCGCGCCCGCGCCGAGCTACGCGCGGCCGGGAAGGCCGTAGCGCCGTCGGTGAAATCCCCTGGCGCTGGTTCGCTGACCTCCCAGGAAGTGCGAATCGTACACGCGGTCGCGGAAGGGTCTACAAATCGCGAAATCGCAGATCAATTGTTCCTCAGTACACGCACGATCGACTATCACCTGAGCAAGATCTTCAAAAAGCTTGGCGTACGGACTCGCTCCGAACTCATCCGCGCTACCCTCTCCCGGCCCGATATTTCCTGA